A stretch of the Vigna radiata var. radiata cultivar VC1973A chromosome 9, Vradiata_ver6, whole genome shotgun sequence genome encodes the following:
- the LOC106773919 gene encoding disease resistance protein RLM3-like, which translates to MEFASSSFLTSEPHFIHDVFINFGGEDIGRRFVSHLHSVLLQAQVKTFISQENLQQGMKVEEHIRAIGGTKITIIVFSKSYAESTCCLLELEKIIECHQTFGQIVLPVFYEIDPLDVRHQKDDFGKALEEAAHKIYSAEQVEHALSSWSHALTTTAGMTGWDIRDFRGQKLILSRKCID; encoded by the exons ATGGAGTTTGCATCTTCATCCTTCTTAACATCAGAACCCCATTTCATACACGATGTGTTCATCAACTTTGGTGGAGAAGACATCGGTAGAAGGTTTGTTTCTCATCTCCACTCTGTCCTTTTACAAGCTCAAGTCAAAACTTTTATTAGCCAGGAGAATCTGCAACAAGGAATGAAGGTGGAAGAGCATATTCGAGCAATAGGAGGCACTAAGATTACAATAATTGTTTTCTCCAAATCATACGCTGAATCTACCTGCTGTCTTCTTGAGCTTGAAAAAATCATTGAATGTCACCAAACATTTGGCCAAATAGTTCTGCCCGTATTTTACGAGATTGACCCATTGGATGTACGTCATCAGAAGGATGATTTTGGAAAAGCGTTGGAAGAAGCTGCACACAAAATCTATTCAGCAGAACAAGTGGAACATGCGTTGTCCAGCTGGAGCCATGCGCTCACCACAACTGCAGGTATGACTGGTTGGGATATCAGAGATTTCAG GGGACAGAAGCTCATTCTTTCAAGGAAATGCATAGACTAA